Proteins encoded within one genomic window of Formosa agariphila KMM 3901:
- a CDS encoding BfmA/BtgA family mobilization protein — translation MDKRLKKGGFTTLKIKDEVAKRFRRFSKNMTLSQSMTLLYMIDFFENNGLSPLESISPKIQTLEVLFKKRMNGMIAIMKDIEKHQTKPTVAMLQALFEQAEASKKPILEQKVRFEEKINKVKNNEENHKT, via the coding sequence ATGGATAAAAGACTAAAGAAAGGAGGTTTTACAACCTTGAAAATTAAAGATGAAGTTGCTAAGCGATTTAGAAGGTTTAGTAAGAATATGACATTGTCCCAATCTATGACTTTGTTGTATATGATAGACTTTTTTGAAAATAACGGATTGTCTCCATTGGAGTCTATCAGTCCTAAAATTCAAACTTTAGAAGTCCTCTTTAAGAAACGAATGAATGGTATGATTGCCATTATGAAGGATATTGAAAAGCATCAAACCAAACCAACAGTAGCTATGTTACAAGCGCTTTTTGAACAAGCGGAAGCCAGTAAAAAACCAATATTAGAGCAAAAAGTTCGCTTTGAAGAAAAGATAAACAAAGTGAAAAATAATGAAGAAAACCATAAAACGTAA
- a CDS encoding DUF6876 family protein has product MTTQAHILQHKLDHFCGSQTVFEIPTFGTRFTEGVQFLATEARCFWLITDASIIAHNLMAKSYFITIDFKRLPIEEQIKKGYEAKVTFSDGDENVFEIQTYQSTDFPFDTFKLFFIDNTLMLTSEY; this is encoded by the coding sequence ATGACAACTCAAGCACATATTTTACAACATAAATTAGATCATTTTTGTGGATCTCAAACGGTATTTGAAATCCCAACATTCGGCACGCGATTTACAGAAGGTGTACAATTTTTGGCGACCGAAGCAAGGTGTTTCTGGCTAATTACGGATGCCTCAATTATTGCCCATAATTTAATGGCAAAAAGTTACTTTATTACCATCGATTTTAAACGCTTACCTATAGAAGAGCAGATTAAAAAAGGGTATGAGGCGAAAGTTACTTTTAGTGATGGCGATGAAAATGTTTTTGAAATCCAAACCTATCAATCGACAGATTTTCCGTTCGATACCTTTAAATTATTTTTTATAGATAATACGCTTATGTTAACTAGCGAATATTAA
- a CDS encoding single-stranded DNA-binding protein, whose product MSTIKNHVQLIGNVGQEPVITNLESGKKVARFSLATNEHYKNANGEKQTETTWHTIVTWGKSAEIIEKYAGKGKELGISGKLKSRSYEAEDGTTRYVTEVVADEILLLGVKPN is encoded by the coding sequence ATGAGCACAATTAAAAATCATGTACAGTTAATTGGAAACGTTGGACAAGAGCCAGTAATCACCAATCTTGAAAGCGGTAAGAAAGTAGCTCGTTTTTCATTAGCCACAAACGAGCATTACAAAAATGCTAATGGCGAGAAGCAAACCGAAACCACTTGGCACACCATTGTGACGTGGGGTAAATCTGCAGAAATTATTGAAAAGTATGCCGGGAAAGGAAAAGAACTTGGAATCTCAGGGAAATTGAAATCTAGAAGCTATGAAGCTGAAGATGGAACCACGCGTTATGTTACCGAAGTTGTTGCAGATGAAATTTTATTACTAGGAGTAAAACCAAATTAA